From Flavobacterium sp. 102, a single genomic window includes:
- a CDS encoding DoxX protein, which translates to MNSMFTKIVRIALGLALVVFGANKLFNFIPMEAPTGLPGYIFSAVGLLEVFIGLMLLMKKWVAFALVLLAPISINILLFHMFLAISGLPVALVILVFNAILVYKHWPQYKPLFY; encoded by the coding sequence ATGAATTCAATGTTTACTAAAATTGTTCGAATAGCTTTAGGTTTGGCACTTGTTGTTTTTGGAGCCAACAAATTGTTTAACTTCATTCCGATGGAAGCGCCAACAGGATTACCGGGTTACATATTTTCTGCTGTCGGTCTTTTGGAAGTATTTATTGGACTTATGTTATTGATGAAAAAATGGGTTGCTTTTGCCTTAGTGTTATTAGCGCCTATTTCTATTAACATATTGTTGTTCCATATGTTTTTAGCCATTTCCGGATTGCCTGTGGCGTTAGTCATTTTAGTGTTCAATGCTATTTTGGTTTATAAACATTGGCCACAATACAAACCGCTTTTTTACTAA
- a CDS encoding FAD-binding oxidoreductase, with translation MHFSYWELKNWFTNIDFTIVGSGIVGLHCALALREKFPESKILVLEKGILPQGASTKNAGFACFGSLSEILDDLKSHSEEEVIQLIQKRWNGLQLLRKNLTDAAIDFKPFGGYELFLNSDESSYNECLQKLPFVNEILKPIFRNDVFAKEVDRFDFKGIQEYLIFNPYEAQIDTGKMMQALLQKAVANNIMILNQVEVTSFQERNNQVEIALGDFCFSAKKLLFATNGFAGKLTDNQVKPARAQVLITEPIPNLDIKGTFHLDKGYYYFRNIDDRILFGGGRNLDFEGETTADLGQTELIQNRLEAILKEVILPNTDFKIAHRWSGIMGLGSSKRPIVEQLSENVYCGVRLGGMGVAIGSLIGQELADLVK, from the coding sequence ATGCATTTCAGTTACTGGGAACTCAAGAATTGGTTTACCAACATCGATTTCACTATAGTCGGAAGCGGAATTGTTGGTTTGCATTGCGCGTTAGCTTTGCGCGAAAAATTTCCAGAAAGTAAAATATTAGTTTTGGAAAAGGGAATCTTACCTCAAGGCGCAAGTACTAAAAATGCCGGATTTGCTTGTTTTGGAAGTCTTTCCGAAATTCTGGACGATTTAAAGTCGCACAGCGAAGAAGAAGTCATTCAGTTGATTCAAAAACGTTGGAACGGACTGCAATTGTTGCGTAAAAATTTAACTGATGCGGCTATAGATTTCAAACCTTTCGGAGGCTATGAGTTGTTTCTTAACAGCGATGAAAGCAGTTATAATGAATGTTTGCAGAAGTTGCCTTTTGTCAACGAAATTTTAAAACCGATTTTCAGAAATGACGTTTTTGCCAAAGAAGTAGATCGTTTTGACTTCAAAGGCATACAAGAATATTTGATTTTTAATCCTTACGAAGCGCAAATCGATACCGGAAAAATGATGCAAGCATTGTTGCAAAAAGCAGTAGCGAATAACATTATGATTCTAAATCAGGTAGAAGTGACTTCGTTTCAAGAGCGAAATAATCAAGTGGAAATTGCGTTAGGTGATTTTTGTTTTAGTGCCAAAAAATTACTGTTTGCTACTAACGGTTTTGCCGGAAAGTTAACTGATAACCAAGTAAAACCGGCCAGAGCACAGGTTTTGATAACCGAGCCCATCCCGAATTTAGATATCAAAGGAACTTTCCATCTCGATAAAGGCTATTATTATTTTAGAAATATTGATGACCGTATTCTTTTTGGCGGCGGCCGAAACTTAGACTTTGAAGGAGAAACCACTGCTGATTTAGGTCAAACCGAATTAATACAAAATCGTTTGGAAGCTATTTTAAAAGAAGTAATTTTACCCAATACCGATTTCAAAATCGCCCATCGTTGGAGTGGCATCATGGGATTGGGGTCAAGCAAAAGACCAATAGTTGAGCAACTTTCCGAAAATGTCTATTGTGGTGTTCGCCTCGGTGGAATGGGCGTTGCGATAGGTAGTTTAATAGGTCAAGAATTAGCAGATTTAGTCAAATAA
- a CDS encoding TIGR00266 family protein has product MQAHEIDYHIYGEEMQYVEIELDPQEIVVAEAGSFMMMDNGIQMETIFGDGTQQQSGLFDKLLSAGKRVLTGESLFMTAYINQNSSKSKVCFASPYPGKIIPIDLTQFQGKFICQKDSFLCAAKGVAVGIEFSKKLGRGLFGGEGFIMQKIEGDGMAFVHSGGTLAKKELASGEILKVDTGCIVGFTKDVDYDIEFIGGIKNSIFGGEGLFFATLRGPGTVYVQSLPFSRLADRIIASAPKSGGSGREEGSLLGGLGRMIDGDNRF; this is encoded by the coding sequence ATGCAAGCTCATGAAATAGATTACCATATTTATGGTGAAGAAATGCAATATGTAGAAATAGAACTCGATCCGCAGGAAATTGTAGTAGCCGAAGCCGGCAGTTTTATGATGATGGATAACGGTATTCAAATGGAAACCATTTTCGGAGATGGAACCCAACAACAATCGGGTTTATTTGATAAATTATTGTCAGCCGGAAAAAGAGTACTGACCGGAGAAAGCCTTTTTATGACAGCCTATATCAATCAGAATAGTTCCAAAAGCAAAGTTTGCTTCGCTTCACCCTATCCCGGAAAAATTATCCCGATTGATTTAACCCAATTTCAAGGCAAGTTCATCTGTCAAAAGGATTCTTTTCTTTGCGCAGCCAAAGGCGTAGCGGTTGGAATTGAATTTTCTAAGAAATTAGGGCGCGGACTTTTCGGTGGAGAAGGTTTCATCATGCAAAAAATTGAAGGCGACGGAATGGCTTTCGTGCACAGCGGAGGAACTTTAGCTAAAAAAGAATTGGCATCAGGAGAAATTTTAAAAGTTGACACCGGTTGTATCGTTGGATTTACTAAAGATGTAGATTATGATATCGAATTTATAGGCGGCATTAAAAATTCTATTTTTGGCGGAGAAGGATTGTTTTTTGCCACGCTTCGCGGACCGGGAACTGTTTATGTGCAATCATTGCCATTTAGCCGTTTGGCTGACAGAATCATCGCTTCGGCGCCCAAAAGTGGCGGCAGCGGAAGAGAAGAAGGAAGTCTACTCGGTGGTTTAGGGCGAATGATAGACGGAGATAATAGATTTTAA
- the mtgA gene encoding monofunctional biosynthetic peptidoglycan transglycosylase gives MIRKISRWLWKAFLWFLGLSILTVIIFKWVPVPITPLMITRAIENKIDGNDAVLSHDWVPLEEISPNLQKAVIASEDGNFLKHSGFDFAAMQKAFKNNQKGKKLKGGSTISQQTAKNVFLWQGRSYLRKGLEAYFTVLIELIWGKERIMEVYLNSIEMGNGVYGAEEAARVWYRSKAINLTKREAAGIAAILPNPRKYKATNSSSYIERRKDRIMRNMRHIGKIEY, from the coding sequence ATGATAAGAAAAATTTCCCGTTGGCTTTGGAAAGCATTCCTTTGGTTTTTAGGACTTTCGATACTTACTGTAATTATTTTTAAATGGGTGCCTGTTCCGATTACGCCTTTGATGATTACCCGTGCCATCGAAAACAAGATTGACGGAAACGATGCCGTGCTCAGTCATGATTGGGTTCCATTAGAGGAAATTTCGCCGAATCTTCAAAAAGCAGTAATAGCCAGTGAAGATGGAAATTTCTTAAAACACAGCGGTTTCGATTTTGCTGCGATGCAAAAAGCCTTCAAGAACAATCAAAAAGGGAAAAAGCTAAAAGGCGGTAGCACCATATCGCAACAAACTGCTAAAAATGTTTTCCTTTGGCAAGGCAGAAGTTATCTTCGAAAAGGATTAGAAGCTTATTTTACGGTTTTAATCGAACTCATTTGGGGCAAAGAACGCATCATGGAAGTCTACCTGAACAGCATTGAAATGGGTAACGGAGTTTATGGTGCAGAAGAAGCGGCGCGCGTTTGGTACAGAAGTAAAGCCATTAATTTAACCAAAAGAGAAGCGGCTGGAATCGCAGCCATTTTGCCCAATCCAAGAAAATACAAAGCAACTAATTCGTCTTCTTATATTGAGCGAAGAAAAGACAGAATTATGCGCAATATGCGACACATCGGGAAAATAGAATATTAA